AATGGCACACCAATCTCGGTGGAAATCATCTGTCGCAACTGATGTCGGTCCAGCTCATGTCCGGCCGTGCTGGCCTCGCGCTCCATCCGCGCCTGAACGCGGCGCATGTTGAAAAACAGGGATTTTTGCGAAGAGGTCGTCCCAGTGCGCACCATCGACCAATTGCGCATCACGTGATCCTGAATGCCCGCTTTGATCCACCACATTGCATAGGTCGAAAAGCGCACGCCGCGATCAGGATCGAATTTCTCGGCGGCTTTCATCAAGCCAAGGCCCGCCTCTTGGATCAGATCGTTCATCGGGGCACCGTAGCGGCGAAACTTGCCCGCCATGGAAACCGCCAGCCGCATGTAGGCGTTGATCAGCCGATGCAGCGCCACCTCATCACGGTGATCACGCCATGCGATCGCCAGTTCCATTTCGGTTTCCGCATCCAGCATTTCAGCCTTCATGGCTGTGCGGGTGATTGAAAAATCGCGAGCTGTTTCAATTGCCATGATAAAAATTCCCTGACCACGTTGCTTGTAATTTTGCAGCCCTTTGTGCAGAGCTTTGTACTAACTACGAACGAACACCGCTTTCGGTTCCATAAAAGAGTGAAATAAATGCAGCCAAATGCCACGTTTGTTTTGGGAGGGGCC
This DNA window, taken from Sulfitobacter pacificus, encodes the following:
- a CDS encoding RNA polymerase factor sigma-32; protein product: MAIETARDFSITRTAMKAEMLDAETEMELAIAWRDHRDEVALHRLINAYMRLAVSMAGKFRRYGAPMNDLIQEAGLGLMKAAEKFDPDRGVRFSTYAMWWIKAGIQDHVMRNWSMVRTGTTSSQKSLFFNMRRVQARMEREASTAGHELDRHQLRQMISTEIGVPLHDVEMMEGRLSGSDYSLNATQSAEDDGREWIDVLEDESAQAAEQVEYNHDTAQLRSWLLSSMQELREREQFILRERKLRDKPRTLESLGEELKLSKERVRQLEAAALVKMRKSLEGRSPEVMHLLS